The genomic interval CCTGGGGGATGACCCGCACCTCGGCCCCGGTGGTGGTGAAGGTCACCCGCCCATCGCCCACCGCATAGCTCAGCCGCCGGTTCACCCGGTACGTCCCACCCGACACCTCCACCCACGGCAACATGCGCAGCAACCACCGCGAG from Pseudomonadota bacterium carries:
- a CDS encoding Crp/Fnr family transcriptional regulator, translated to MRPHTSLDTAAARNLATTTKSVPQMQEITSRWLLRMLPWVEVSGGTYRVNRRLSYAVGDGRVTFTTTGAEVRVIPQ